One genomic region from Osmerus eperlanus chromosome 6, fOsmEpe2.1, whole genome shotgun sequence encodes:
- the LOC134022023 gene encoding histone H4 — translation MSGRGKGGKGLGKGGAKRHRKVLRDNIQGITKPAIRRLARRGGVKRISGLIYEETRGVLKVFLENVIRDAVTYTEHAKRKTVTAMDVVYALKRQGRTLYGFGG, via the coding sequence ATGTCAGGAAGAGGCAAAGGAGGTAAAGGACTCGGAAAAGGAGGCGCCAAGCGTCATCGCAAGGTTCTCCGTGATAACATCCAGGGCATCACCAAGCCCGCCATCCGCCGCCTGGCTCGCCGAGGTGGCGTGAAACGTATTTCAGGCTTGATCTACGAAGAGACACGCGGTGTGCTGAAGGTGTTCTTGGAGAACGTCATCCGTGATGCCGTGACCTACACCGAGCACGCTAAAAGGAAGACCGTGACCGCCATGGACGTGGTCTACGCTCTGAAGCGCCAGGGACGTACTCTGTACGGTTTCGGCGGTTAA